From Chloracidobacterium thermophilum B:
TTCCCTCAGACAAGCAGGCGTATGTTGGTGACTGGAGCGGCTCCGAGGCAACGCTTTCCATCAAGCCCGACGGCAAAGTGTTCTGGGAACGGCGGACGGGTTCCAGTTCGTCTAAAATCGAAAATGTCCCGATTCGGCGGTTCATCGGGGATGACTTTGAAGTTGGCGTAGGGCCTTTCACCACCCGGTTTGCGGTGCAGAGTCCTCCAAAACTCACAGCCGGACGCTGGACGATGACAGTTGAAGGGATACAACTGACACGCGCTGGCTCATCCTCTGGGATGCTCTCCGGGACGCCTTCCGGCGGCGACCGCTCAGACGACAACCGCTCGGGCGACAACCGTTCCGACAGTGGCACCGGCGATGACACTCTGCTGGATGGCGGGAAACAACTCCGTGACCTCAAGATGGCACGCCCGCTTGGCGATGACGACCTGGAGTTTACGTCGTCCTTCACCACACGCGACACCAGGCTGACCTGCGTTGTGTATCCCCGGAAGCTGGAGATTGGGGAAACTTATGGCTCACGCTGGTATGCGGAGCGCGTACCCCAGTTGCCTCCCGACAAGCTCATTGGCGAAGTCAAATCTCCAACGATTACCCCGGAAAACAGCCGGTTGACTTGGATTCAGCTTTCCCTGATTTCAGGTAGCGGCTTCCCGCCGGGTGTGTACCGGGTGGAAGTTGTGAAGGATGGGGCGGTCATCGGCACAATCCGTTTTACGGTTGAGTAAGCCCCTGCGGATGGAGGTCTGAGATGGAAGTTGACACGAGAAAGGCCGTCCGGACGGCGTTCCGGGCGGTGTTTCCGGTTTCTCTGGGATACCTGCTGTGCCTCCTGGTGGCCGGGGTGGGGATGAGCGTGCCGGTCCGGGCCGGGCTGCCACCGCTCATTGACCGCCAGCTCATCTTCGGCAACCCCGACCTGGCCGGGGCCCAGTTGTCGCCCGATGGGAAATACATGGCGTTTCTCAAGCCCTACCGGGAAACGCTCAACATCTGGGTCAAGCGGACAGACGAACCCTTTACGCAGGCGCGGCCGCTGACGGATTCCACAACCCGCCCACTCCGTAACTTTTTCTGGACGCGCAATGGGCGGTTCATCCTGTACGTGCAGGATCAGGGCGGCGATGAAAATTTCAACCTCTATGCCGTCGATCCAACGGCGGCTCCGGCGGCTGGACGCGACGTGCCGCCCGCACGCGACCTGACCGGCCTCAAGGGCGTGCGCGTGCAAATCTACGCCGTGCCCAGAGACGCCCCGGATGTCGTGTGCCTGGGGATCAACGACCGTGACCCGGCCTGGCACGATGTCTATCAGCTCAGACTTTCGACCGGTGAGCGGACGCTCCTGCGCGAAAACCGGGAGCAAATCTCAGGGTGGTTTTTCGACGAGGCCGGGCAGTTGCGGCTGGCCATACGGGTGGCACCCAACGGGGATACCGAAGTGCTGCGCGTGGATGCTGACCGCCTGGTGAAGGTCTATGACTGTAACGTTTTTGAGTCCGCCAGTCCCGTTCGGATGCACGCCGATGGGCAGCGGGTCTATATGGTCACCAACCGGGGCAGCCAGGTTGATCTCAGCCGGCTGGTGCTGTTTGACCCCCGGACGGGCAGGGAAGAGTTGGTGGAAAGCGATCCGCTCGGACGAGTGGATTTTGGTAGCGCCTCATTTTCAGAGGTGACAAATGACCTGGTGGCCACCAGCTACGTTGACGAACGGGTACGCACCTACTGGCGTGACAAGGGCTATGCCCGCGACCACCAGTGGCTTCAGAAACGTCTGCCGGGGAAAGATATTGCGTTTGCTTCCGGCACCCGCGACGAGCAACTGTGGGTGGTTGTGGCCACGAGCGATACCGAACCGGGCGAAACCTATCTGTTCGACCGGCGCACCAGGCGGCTGACGCTTCAGTACCGGCTCTATGACAAGCTGGACCGGCAACACCTGGCGCCGATGAAAGCCATCCGGTATCCCTCCTCGGACGGCCTGGAGATTCCAGCCTACCTGACGCTGCCCAAAGGGGTGCCAGCCAGGAACCTGCCGCTGGTTGTCCTGCCACACGGCGGCCCGTGGGCGCGGGACGTGTGGGGGTATCAGCGGCAGGTGCAGTTTCTGGCCAACCGGGGCTATGCCGTGCTCCAGCCCAACTTTCGGGGTTCGACCGGTTACGGAAAAAAGTTTCTCAATGCCGGCAATGGGCAGTGGGGCGATCTGATGCAGGATGACCTCACGTGGGGTGTCAAGTATCTCGTGGCACAGGGCATTGCCGACCCCAAGCGCATCGGCATCATGGGCGGCAGCTACGGCGGCTACGCCACGCTGGCCGGGGTGGCCTTTACGCCCAAACTCTACGCGGCGGCTGTGGCGATTGTCGCGCCGTCCAATCTCATCACCCTGCTGGAAACCATCCCGCCCTACTGGGAAGCCGCCCGCCGGCTGTTCCACACGCGGATGGGCGATCCCAGCCGGCCGGAAGACCGCGCCCGTATGGAACGGCAGTCGCCGCTCAACGCGGCCGACCGCATTGAGACGCCGCTGATGATCGTCCAGGGGGCCAATGACCCACGGGTGAAAAAATCCGAGGCGGACCAGATCGTAGTCGCTCTGCGGGACCGGGGCTTTCCGGTTGAGTATCTCTGCGCGCCGGATGAAGGTCACGGCTTTGCCCGCCCGGTCAACAACCTGGCGCTCTATGCCGCAACCGAACGGTTTCTGGCGGCCTATCTCAAGGGACGTTTCCAGGAGACAATGCCGGAGGAGGTTGCCGCGCGCCTGAAAGACATCACCGTGGATGTCAAGACCGTAACCCGTCCGGCACGGGGAACCCCGGCAGGGGTGGGGTTGACCCGGCCGGAAAGTGATTTGCAGGCCGGCGTCCTGCGCTATCGCGGAACGATTGAAGTGCCGGGGCAGAGCATTCCCGCCACGGTGGAAACCACAGTTGTGGAAGCTGATGGTCTGTGGGAAGTCCGTGAGGAAACCCGGCTTCCCGTGGGAACGGTCGTGGAGACGACGAAGCTTGAAAAATCCTCCCTGGTGGTACGCGCGCGGCAGGTCAGTCAGGGGCCGCTCACGGTGGATGTGGCGTTCCGGGCTGGCAAAGCAGACGGTTCGGTACAGCTCAACGGCACGCCCCGTCCGCTGGCGGCTGATTTGGGGGGCGAACTGCTGGCCGACGGTGCCGGGCGCTATCTTGTCATCGGGCGCCTGCCGCTGGCGGTTGGCTATACGGCCACGCTGCGCAACTTCAACGTCCAGAACGGCCGCCCGACGCTCGTTCAGCTTCGGGTGGTCGGCATGGAGGAAGCGCAGGTGGCCTCCGGGACGTTCAACACCTACCGCGTGGAACTTACCGATGAAGGCGGCACCCAAACCGTCGTTTGGGTGGATGCGACCACCCGGCTGCCGGTCAGGCTCTCGGTCAAGGGGGCCAGTCTGGGCGGCGCAGCAATTTCTCTCGAACTGGTCGAGTCCCGGTTTTAGGTCTGGACCGTCATGTAAAGACGGCTTCGCCGCTGTCGCCGGTTCCAGCCAGCTCCGGTGCAGCAAGCGAGGTCTGGCCAACTTTGCTGGCCCAGCAGGGAAGGGTCACGGTGAAGGTGCTGCCGACCCCGACCTGGCTTTTGACCGTCACATTGCCGTTGTGGGCCGCGACAATCCGTTTGACGATGGCCAAGCCCAGCCCGAACCCGACCTGCCGCTTACCCTGGCTGCCTTGGTGGTAGGGATCAAAAAGAAACGGCAGTTCGGCAGCCGGGATGCCCTTGCCCGTGTCGGTAATGGACACTTCGACAAAGGACAAACCGGCTTCGACGCCTTCGCCGACAACTTCCCGTGCCGTTACGGTAATCCTGCCGTCGGGCGGGGTGAACTTGGCCGCGTTGGTCAGCAGGTTCATAAACACCCGCTCCAGCTTGCGGCTGTCGCCAGCGACGGCAGGCAGGTTGGGAGGCAGATCGCGGACAAACGTCAGCGGGTGTGGCGCACCGAGACGGGCATTCTCAATGCACTGCTGGAGTAACGGCGCCAAATCAAGTAACTGGAGATCAAGGCTGAGCGATTGAGATTCTGCGCGGGCAAGTTCCAGCAGGTCGGTGATGAGGTCGAGCGTCCGCTGGACGTTGCCCTGGGAAGCGCGTACGAGTTCAAGCAGGTCCGGGTCATGGCCGGGCAGAACTTCTTCGATGAGTTCGAGCGTCCCCTTGACGGCTGCCAGCGGAGAACGCAGGTCATGGACAAGCATGGCCGTGAACTCGGACTTGATGCGATCAAGTTCCATGAGACGCGCATTGGCAGCTTCGGCTTCGGCCCGGCGCTGTTCGGCCTCCCGCCGTGCCTCTTCACGCGCCAGAAGTGCCTGGTTGAGTTCTTCGTTGGCCTGCTTGAGCTGTCGGTTGAAGGCTTCTGAAAGCGACACTTCAACCGTCCGCCGTTCGGCTTCGGCCTGCGCCGCTTCCTTTTCCTGCTGAAGCTGGGCCACGCGGGCAACCAGCCCTACGGACAGGAACAGTCCCTGAACGACCGTGCCAAGGTGCAGCACCGACGGCCAGGCAATGGCGGGCGAAAGCACCCCGACGGTTCGCAATGTGTTGAGCAGAACGGCCAGCACCACCGCCGACCACGCCAGCAGGAAATACAGCGCCGGCCGGTAGCCCTGGCGCAGCGGCCCAATGGAAGAAAACAGTCCCGGCAGCGCCCCCAGTGCCATAAGATAAGTTGAAATCCTGGCTACGGTCTGTGTCGGAGCAATGGCGGCAATGGCGGCCATGCTGAAAAACACCCCTGCCAACACACTCAGTCCACGGTTACAGAAGTTTTGCAGGCAAAGGTACTTGCGGGTAAAGAGGGCAGCCATGCCGCAGGCCGCGTTGCCAAAAACAAGCCGCAGCCGCAGTCCTTCCACAAGCAGGCCGCCAAAGAACCACTCCTGAAGCTGAGTGGCAAAGCCATCCGCGCAAGCCTGAAACAGGCCGATGCAGGTGACATAGCCGGCAAAGAAAATGTTGGTCTGATCGTGGGCACCAAAAAAGAATGCCGCGTTATAAATGAGAAGGATAAGGAGAAAGCCGTAGTAAGCTCCCAGGAAAAAGGTATGGACACGGTCCTTGCGGCCGTGTTCGAGTGGCTTCCAGAGAGCAGCCGAAAAGGTCAATGCCCCCTTGGTTTCGACGCGCAGGTAGATGGTCTGTTCGGCGTGGGCCGGCAGGGAGATGGGGAACACCGGCAGGCGGTGGCGAACGGCCCGGATTGAAAAGGGCAGATCGTCTCCAGCAGCAAGGTAGAGAAAACCTTCGGTGTCAGTGCGGGGCAGGTAGGCTTCGACGCGGCCCAGATAGGGTTGTTCGACCTCAATGACCCGCTCCACCGGATACGCCAGATCGTTTCGCAGGCGCAGGCGGAACCAGTAGGCCGAGGACGTATAGCCCAGGTTGAGGTAGTCGGTAGCTACCGGAGTGAAGGGAAGCGGTTGGCGGGCCACCTGCTCGATGGTGAGTTGCCGGGTGGGGTCTTCCAGTTGATCGAGTTGGGCCGTAAGCGGTTGACTGTCCAGACGGTCGCTGATCACAACCGGGTTGGCCGGCGCTGTATGTCCGGCTGCCAGTAACAGGGCCAGTACCAGAAGCAACCTTCTCCAGGGTGGAGGCCGATGGGTGTGTAGTTTCCCGGATAGCATAAAACGTCTTTTGCAATGGTTGGGCTGAATGGATGGCCCGAAGTGTAGCCAGCGCGGCATCGCTTTTCCAATTTGGTATGCCCCTGCTGTCAGAAACGCCCTGCCCGAAATAAGAGGACGCACGGATGTTGAAACTTGAGGAACTGACCCCCGGTGCAAGTGTCCGGGGTATCCTGCCCCATTCGGCGGTCACGGTCGTCAGCGTGCAGTGGCACGGCTCGGAGGCGCTGACGCTGGTGTACCGCGATGCGAGTGGTCAGGTGGCCGACGAGCTTCTCTTTCGCCAGGATGAGGAGCGCCTTGAGATTGTCGCGCTGGGCCGCCCGTGGAGCTTTGACGGTAACGGCGCGGCTTTCCGTCTGGTCGCGGAGGCGCACCGCATCCGCCTCGCCTACCTCTTCGATCCGCTTCTGGCCGTGCATACCTCGCTGGTGGAGCCACTGCCGCACCAGATCACGGCGGTTTACGAAGCCATGCTCCCGCGTCAGCCGTTGCGCTTTCTGCTGGCCGACGACCCCGGAGCCGGCAAAACCATCATGGCAGGCCTGCTTATCCGGGAGCTGATGGTCCGGGGCGATCTGGAACGCTGCCTGATTGTCTGCCCCGGAAACCTGGTTGAGCAGTGGCAGGATGAACTGACCCGGCGCTTTCACCTGCCGTTCGAGATACTGACGAACGACAAACTGGAAGCCGCCCGCACCGGCAACTGGTTTCTTGAACAGAACCTGGTCATTGCCCGGCTGGACAAGCTCGCGCGCGACGAACAGGCGCAGCAAAAGCTGGCCGCCCCCGCGAACCGCTACGACCTCGTGGTGGTGGACGAAGCCCATAAGCTCGCCGCCAGCTTCTTCGGGGGCGAGGTCAAGTACACCAAACGCTACCGCCTTGGCCAGTTGCTCTCCGGCCTGACGCGGCATTTTCTCCTGCTGACCGCCACGCCCCACAACGGTAAGGAAGAGGACTTTCAACTCTTCCTGGCGCTCCTGGACGAAGATCGCTTCGAGGGACGCTTCCGCGATGGCGTCCACCAGGTGGACACCAGCGACCTGATGCGGCGGATGGTGAAGGAAAACCTGCTCACCTTCGACGGTACGCCGCTGTTCCCGGAGCGCATCGCCCACACCGTTCCCTACCGGCTCTCGGAGTCCGAGGCCGCCCTGTACCGGGAGGTGACGGAGTATGTGCGGGAGGAGTGGGGCCGCGCCGAAGCGCTCCGGGATGACCGCCGGGCGGGCACGGTGGGCTTTGCGCTGACCATCCTCCAGCGCCGCCTGGCCTCATCCCCGGAGGCCATCTACCAATCGCTGCGCCGGCGACGTGAGCGGTTGGAAAAACGGCTGCGCGAGCTGGAACTGTTGCGTCGCGGTGGTGCGGTAGCCGTAAACGATGGTGCTGTCTTCGACGCCGAAAAGCTCGAAGACCTGGAGGACGCGCCGGAGAGCGAGATTGAAGCTGCCGAGGACGAGATTCTCGATCAGGCTACGGCCGCCAGCACGATGGACGAACTCCGGCGGGAAATCCAGGCGCTCGGACGGCTGGAAGCTCTTGCGGCTCAGGTGCGAAGAAGCGGCGCGGATACCAAGTGGCGGCAACTGTCCGAACTGCTGGACGAAATCTTCACCACGCCCTCCCCGGAAGCCGCCCTCCCGAAAGCCGGGAAATACGTTCCTCCGGCGGTGTCCTCGCCACGCCAGAAGCTGGTGGTGTTTACCGAACACCGGGATACGCTGGGCTACCTGCAGCGCCGAATCGGCGACCGCTTCGGGCGCCCGGAAGCGGTGGCGATCATTCACGGCGGCATGGGACGTGAGGAACGGCGTCAGGCGCAGGAGCGCTTTCTTCATGACCCGGAGGTGCGGGTGCTGCTGGCCACCGATGCCGCTGGCGAGGGGATCAATCTGCAACGGGCGCACCTGATGGTCAATTACGACCTGCCCTGGAATCCCAACCGCCTGGAGCAACGGTTCGGCCGCATCCACCGCATCGGCCAGACCGAGGTCTGCCATCTGTGGAACCTGGTTGCGGCCGAAACCCGTGAGGGGGATGTGTACCGGCGGCTGCTGGAAAAGCTCGAAGAAGCGCGGCAGGCCCTGGGCGGGCAGGTGTTTGATGTGCTGGGCAGGCTGCACTTCGAGGGCCACTCCCTACGGGAGTTGATGATTGAAGCCGTCCGCTACGGCGACCAGCCCGAAGTCCGGGCGCGCCTGACCCGGGCCATTGAACACGCTGTGAATCGTGACCATCTGCAGGACCTGCTCGAAGAGCGGGCGCTGGCCCACGACACCATGGACATCAGCCGTGTGACCCGCGTGCGGGAGGACATGGCGCGGGCTGAGGCACGCCGCCTGCAACCACACTACGTCGAGTCATTTTTTCTGGAGGCTTTCCGGCGTCTGGGCGGAAGCCTCCGCGAGCGCGAGCCGCGCCGCTACGAGATTACTCACGTACCGGCACTGCTGCGCCGACGCCATCGCCAGCCGGGCGCTGGCGACCCGGTGCTGGAGCGCTACGAGCGGGTGGTTTTCGAGAAGCACCTGATGGCCCCGGCGGGCCAGCCGCTCGCCTCCTTTGTCTGTCCGGGACATCCCCTGCTGGAAGCCGTACTCGCTCTCACCCTTGAACGACACGGCGACCTTCTGAAACGCGGCGCGGTGCTGGTGGATGACCGTGACCCATCCACGAGTCCACGGGTGCTTTTTTTCCTGGAGCACGCCATTCAGGATGCCAGCCGGTTGTCTTCGGGAGCGCGGCAGACGCTCTCGCGCCGGCTGCTCTACGTTGAACTGGACGCCGAAGGCCGCGCCCGCCATCTGCACTACGCGCCCTATCTGGACTATCGTCCTCTGCGCGACGACGAGCCGGATGCGCTGACCATCCTCAAGCAGCCCCAGTGCGCGTGGATTACCGGTGATCTTGAGCAACACGCCCAGAGCCACGCCATCGCCACGCTCGTTCCCGAACATGTGCGTGAAGTCCGCGAGCGACGCCTGGCCCAGATCGAAAAAATCCGCACGGCGGTCAAAGATCGCCTCACCAAGGAAATCGCCTACTGGGACCGCCGGGCCGAGGAGCTGAAGCTAATGGAGCAGTCCGGTAAGCCGGGGTCCCGGCTCAACTCGCAGGAAGCCCGCCGCCGGGCCGACGAACTTCAGTCCCGCCTTGAGCGGCGCCTGTCCGAACTGGAGAACGAGTCCCGGATTTCAGCCCTGCCGCCGGTGGTGCTGGGTGGGGCGGTGATCATTCCGGCCGGGCTGCTCGCCCACGTGACCGGCAAGCCAGCGACAGTGACAGACACCCCGGCTGACACGCAGGCCGTGGCCGCCCGCGCCCGCGCCATCGTGATGGACGTTGAGCGGCAGCTTGGTTTTGAACCGACCGACCGGGAGTTCGAGCGGCTGGGCTACGACATCGAGAGCCGCGACCCGAAAACCGGCCGGCTGCGCTTCCTGGAGGTCAAGGGCCGGGTCAGTGGAGCCGCCACAATCACCGTCACCAGAAATGAGATTCTCACCTCGCTCAACAAGCCCGATGACTTTATTCTGGCCCTGGTGGAGTTTCTGGAAGACGGCAGGCACCGGGTGAGCTACCTGCGGCGTCCGTTCCAGCGCGAGCCCGACTTTGGCGTTACCAGCGTGAACTACGACTTTGCTGTCCTCCTAGCCAGGGCCGAGGAGCCAAGATGAGAAAGAAGCTGATCGAAGTTGCACTCCCGCTCGAGGCCATCAACGCCGCCAGCGCTCGTGAGAAGTCCATTCGCCACGGCCACCCCAGCACCCTGCACCTGTGGTGGGCGCGCCGTCCGCTGGCTGCGGCCCGGGCCGTCATCTTTGCCCAGATGGTGGATGATCCCGCCAGTGTGCCGGAGGAATTTCCCACCCCGGAAGCACAGGAGAGGGAACGCCAGCGCCTCTTTCGCCTGCTTGAGCAGCTTGTACAGTGGGAAAACACCACCAACGAGGAAGTGCTCGAAAGCGCCCGGCGCGAAATCCGCCGGAGTTGGGCGCGGCACTGCCTTGGCGCAGCGGCATCACGCCTTTCAGACGACGAGATTGTTGAGGCGATCAATGCGGGCAGGATGCCCGCGCTCCCAGGTTTTCACGATCCCTTTGCCGGCGGGGGTGCGCTGCCGCTGGAGGCGCAGCGGCTGGGGCTGGAAGCCTGGGCCAGCGACCTCAACCCCGTGGCCGTGCTGATCAACAAGGCCATGATCGAGATTCCGCCCCGGTTTGCGGGCCAGCCGCCGGTGAACCCCGAGGCGCGCCAGGACAAGCAACTCTTCGCCCGCGAGTGGAAGGGCGCGCAGGGTCTGGCCGAGGACGTGCGCTACTACGGCCAGTGGATGCGCGCTGAGGCGGAAAAACGCATCGGACACCTGTACCCGAAGGTGGAAGTGACCGCGGAGATGGCCGCGGACCGCCCCGACCTCCAACCGCTCGTGGGCCAAAAGCTCACCGTGATTGCCTGGTTGTGGGCGCGGACGGTCAAAAGCCCCAATCCGGCTTTTGCGGATGTGGATGTGCCGCTGGTTTCCACCTTCATCCTCTCCAGCAAGGCGGGCAAGGAGGCGTACGTCGAGCCAATTATCCTGGCGTCCCGCCCGCGACTTGTGGCGGGCGAGACGCCCGCCCTCCCAGGGTATTACTTCACGGTCAAGGTGGGTAAGCCGCCGGAAAAAGCCAGGAATGGCACCAAGATGGGCGGAAGCGGCAGCTCTTTCCTGTGCCTGCTTTCTGGTACCCCAATCGGATTTGATTACGCACGTGCCGAAGCCATGCAGGGGCGTATGGGAGCGCGATTGATGGCCATCGTCGCGGAAGGACCGAACGGGCGCGTTTATCTGCCGCCTACCGAAGAACACGAAGCCATTGCACGCTCAGCGCAACCGACGTGGAAACCTGAGACGCCATTACCTGAAAAGGCCCTTGGGTTTCGTGTTCAGCTCTATGGCATGAAAACCTATGGCGACCTCTTCACCCCCCGCCAGCTTGTGGCGCTGACGACGTTTTCCGATCTGGTGGCCGAAGCGATGGAAAAGTGCCGCGAGGACTACCTGGGAGCGCGGGCGTCCCGCCCGCAAACCATCTGGCACTCCCGCGGCCGTCTCCCTCACTTCGAGGCCGGCGAGGTGCCCCAGCACATCACCTTTCGCCTCCACGACAGCCTGCCGCGCGAGCTGCTTGCCCGCTGGCAGGACGAGCTGGCGCGCCTGCCCGAAGATGAGCAGGCACTTGAACGCCGCAAGCGCATTGAAGCCGCGCTCGACGCCGGGCACGGCGCCTGCTGGCTGCGCGATCCGCACATTGCGGAGCTGGTGGAGCAGTCCCTTCTTCACTTTGACGGCGAGCGCTACGCGCTGCACGCCTGGTGCGTGATGCCCAACCACGTCCACGTACTGGTGACGCCGCTCCACGGCAACAGCCTGTCGTCCATCCTGCACGGGTGGAAATCGTTTACGGCCAGGGAGGCCAACCGGCGGCTGGGGCGCGAGGGGCCGTTTTGGATGGAGGAATACTTTGATCGCGCCATACGCGACGAAAACCACTTCCGGCGTGTGGTGGAGTACATCGGGAACAACCCCGTCAAGGCTGGATTGTGCCCGGAGCCTTCGGCGTGGCGGTGGAGCAGCGCCTGGGAGGGCGGGCGTCCCGCCCGCCATGACTCGCGGGCGGGACGCCCGCGCTCCCAGGATGCGATCCCCTTGCGCGACGGCGGCACCGGCGCCCAGGCCTACGCCGAGGCCTACGCCGAGGCCGTGGGGGTGTATTTGGCGATAGGGATCAGCAGACTCGCGAACCGATTGGCCACGATATGTATCTGGAACCAAGTCGGTGAAAAGATCGAGCAGGTCTTCGCACGGCAAGCAATACCTATGACTTGGGACTTCGCGGAAGCAAACGTCTTCTCGGATAGCACGGGCAGTTGGGCGGGCTCACTGGAGTGGGTGCCAACCGCGTTAGAGGCGTTTCCCCCAAAGGGAATTGGTCAAGTTGGCCAGGCTGATGCCAGTAACCAAGTGATTAGTGCGGGCAAGATTGTTTCAACGGATCCACCCTACTACGACAACATCGGCTACGCCGACCTCTCCGACTTTTTCTACGTCTGGCTGCGCCGCACGCTCAAGCCCGTCTTTCCCGACCTCTTCGCCACGCTCAGCACGCCCAAGGCCGAGGAACTGGTCGCCACGCCCTACCGCCACGGCAGCAAGGAAAAGGCCGAGCGGTTTTTCCTTGAGGGCATGACGCAGGCGATGCGCCGCCTCGCTGAACAGGCGCACCCGGCCTTTCCGGTCACGATCTACTACGCCTTCAAGCAGGCCGAAACCCTGGGAGCGCGGGCGTCCCGCCCGCGTTTTGTGGCGGGCGGGACGCCCGCCCTCCCAGGGGTGGCCAGCACCGGCTGGGAGACCTTTCTCGACGCCGTGATCCGCGCCGGCTTTGCCATCACCGGCACCTGGCCAATGCGCACGGAACGGCAGGGACGGATGATCGGCAATGACACCAATGCCCTTGCTTCCAGCATCGTCCTCGTCTGCCGCCCGCGCCCGAAACATGCTCCCACGGCCACGCGCCGCGAGTTCGTCTCCGCACTCAAAGCTGAACTGCCGCCCGCGCTGGCCGAGCTGCAGAAGGCCAACATCGCCCCGGTGGACCTGGCGCAGGCGGCCATCGGACCCGGCATGGCCGTCTATACCCGTTACGCGCAGGTGCTCGACGCCGAGGGGCAGCCCGTCTCCGTCCGCGAGGCGCTGGCGCTCATCAACCAGACCCTCGACGAGGTACTGACCGCGCAGGAAGGCGACTTCGATGCCGATACGCGCTGGGCGGTGGCGTGGTTTGAACAGTACGGCTTTGACGAGAGAGAGTTCGGGGAGGCCGAGACGCTCTCCAAAGCCAAAAACACCAGCGTGGACGGCATGGTTGAAGCCGGTATCCTTGCCTCGCGGCGCGGCAGGGTGCGGCTTCTGAAGCCCGAAGAACTGCCGGCCGACTGGGACCCGGCCACGGACCCGCGCCTGACCGACTGGGAGATCGTGCATCACCTGATCCGG
This genomic window contains:
- a CDS encoding S9 family peptidase — its product is MEVDTRKAVRTAFRAVFPVSLGYLLCLLVAGVGMSVPVRAGLPPLIDRQLIFGNPDLAGAQLSPDGKYMAFLKPYRETLNIWVKRTDEPFTQARPLTDSTTRPLRNFFWTRNGRFILYVQDQGGDENFNLYAVDPTAAPAAGRDVPPARDLTGLKGVRVQIYAVPRDAPDVVCLGINDRDPAWHDVYQLRLSTGERTLLRENREQISGWFFDEAGQLRLAIRVAPNGDTEVLRVDADRLVKVYDCNVFESASPVRMHADGQRVYMVTNRGSQVDLSRLVLFDPRTGREELVESDPLGRVDFGSASFSEVTNDLVATSYVDERVRTYWRDKGYARDHQWLQKRLPGKDIAFASGTRDEQLWVVVATSDTEPGETYLFDRRTRRLTLQYRLYDKLDRQHLAPMKAIRYPSSDGLEIPAYLTLPKGVPARNLPLVVLPHGGPWARDVWGYQRQVQFLANRGYAVLQPNFRGSTGYGKKFLNAGNGQWGDLMQDDLTWGVKYLVAQGIADPKRIGIMGGSYGGYATLAGVAFTPKLYAAAVAIVAPSNLITLLETIPPYWEAARRLFHTRMGDPSRPEDRARMERQSPLNAADRIETPLMIVQGANDPRVKKSEADQIVVALRDRGFPVEYLCAPDEGHGFARPVNNLALYAATERFLAAYLKGRFQETMPEEVAARLKDITVDVKTVTRPARGTPAGVGLTRPESDLQAGVLRYRGTIEVPGQSIPATVETTVVEADGLWEVREETRLPVGTVVETTKLEKSSLVVRARQVSQGPLTVDVAFRAGKADGSVQLNGTPRPLAADLGGELLADGAGRYLVIGRLPLAVGYTATLRNFNVQNGRPTLVQLRVVGMEEAQVASGTFNTYRVELTDEGGTQTVVWVDATTRLPVRLSVKGASLGGAAISLELVESRF
- a CDS encoding sensor histidine kinase is translated as MLLVLALLLAAGHTAPANPVVISDRLDSQPLTAQLDQLEDPTRQLTIEQVARQPLPFTPVATDYLNLGYTSSAYWFRLRLRNDLAYPVERVIEVEQPYLGRVEAYLPRTDTEGFLYLAAGDDLPFSIRAVRHRLPVFPISLPAHAEQTIYLRVETKGALTFSAALWKPLEHGRKDRVHTFFLGAYYGFLLILLIYNAAFFFGAHDQTNIFFAGYVTCIGLFQACADGFATQLQEWFFGGLLVEGLRLRLVFGNAACGMAALFTRKYLCLQNFCNRGLSVLAGVFFSMAAIAAIAPTQTVARISTYLMALGALPGLFSSIGPLRQGYRPALYFLLAWSAVVLAVLLNTLRTVGVLSPAIAWPSVLHLGTVVQGLFLSVGLVARVAQLQQEKEAAQAEAERRTVEVSLSEAFNRQLKQANEELNQALLAREEARREAEQRRAEAEAANARLMELDRIKSEFTAMLVHDLRSPLAAVKGTLELIEEVLPGHDPDLLELVRASQGNVQRTLDLITDLLELARAESQSLSLDLQLLDLAPLLQQCIENARLGAPHPLTFVRDLPPNLPAVAGDSRKLERVFMNLLTNAAKFTPPDGRITVTAREVVGEGVEAGLSFVEVSITDTGKGIPAAELPFLFDPYHQGSQGKRQVGFGLGLAIVKRIVAAHNGNVTVKSQVGVGSTFTVTLPCWASKVGQTSLAAPELAGTGDSGEAVFT
- a CDS encoding helicase-related protein, whose protein sequence is MLKLEELTPGASVRGILPHSAVTVVSVQWHGSEALTLVYRDASGQVADELLFRQDEERLEIVALGRPWSFDGNGAAFRLVAEAHRIRLAYLFDPLLAVHTSLVEPLPHQITAVYEAMLPRQPLRFLLADDPGAGKTIMAGLLIRELMVRGDLERCLIVCPGNLVEQWQDELTRRFHLPFEILTNDKLEAARTGNWFLEQNLVIARLDKLARDEQAQQKLAAPANRYDLVVVDEAHKLAASFFGGEVKYTKRYRLGQLLSGLTRHFLLLTATPHNGKEEDFQLFLALLDEDRFEGRFRDGVHQVDTSDLMRRMVKENLLTFDGTPLFPERIAHTVPYRLSESEAALYREVTEYVREEWGRAEALRDDRRAGTVGFALTILQRRLASSPEAIYQSLRRRRERLEKRLRELELLRRGGAVAVNDGAVFDAEKLEDLEDAPESEIEAAEDEILDQATAASTMDELRREIQALGRLEALAAQVRRSGADTKWRQLSELLDEIFTTPSPEAALPKAGKYVPPAVSSPRQKLVVFTEHRDTLGYLQRRIGDRFGRPEAVAIIHGGMGREERRQAQERFLHDPEVRVLLATDAAGEGINLQRAHLMVNYDLPWNPNRLEQRFGRIHRIGQTEVCHLWNLVAAETREGDVYRRLLEKLEEARQALGGQVFDVLGRLHFEGHSLRELMIEAVRYGDQPEVRARLTRAIEHAVNRDHLQDLLEERALAHDTMDISRVTRVREDMARAEARRLQPHYVESFFLEAFRRLGGSLREREPRRYEITHVPALLRRRHRQPGAGDPVLERYERVVFEKHLMAPAGQPLASFVCPGHPLLEAVLALTLERHGDLLKRGAVLVDDRDPSTSPRVLFFLEHAIQDASRLSSGARQTLSRRLLYVELDAEGRARHLHYAPYLDYRPLRDDEPDALTILKQPQCAWITGDLEQHAQSHAIATLVPEHVREVRERRLAQIEKIRTAVKDRLTKEIAYWDRRAEELKLMEQSGKPGSRLNSQEARRRADELQSRLERRLSELENESRISALPPVVLGGAVIIPAGLLAHVTGKPATVTDTPADTQAVAARARAIVMDVERQLGFEPTDREFERLGYDIESRDPKTGRLRFLEVKGRVSGAATITVTRNEILTSLNKPDDFILALVEFLEDGRHRVSYLRRPFQREPDFGVTSVNYDFAVLLARAEEPR